A stretch of DNA from Desmospora activa DSM 45169:
AAGGCATCCGTGACGGGATTGAATATTTACGTCCACGTCCGCGCAAAGCCTTGATGTGGCGCAACAATTGGCGCTTGGAGTTGGGAGCGGCGCTGCTCTCGCTGTTTTATTGCCTTGCCTACTATGCCATGTTGCACCAGGGACGGGATACCGATCCATGGGCCTTCCTCTTTTTCTTTGCACCTTTGGCGGCATTTGCTGTTTTATCCCATGTAATCGCTCGTTTGATCCGCAAAGAGCGGAAATTAAAGCTGCTATTTTTATTGACGACTCATATCAATAAAGATCTCAACCTAAAAAAGGTGTTGCGACAAACCCTGCATCCCTTGTCAACGGTGATTCATTATCACTATGGAATCGGCTATCTGCTCCGGGATGGCCGTCTGTACCCGGTTGTCACTGCCGGGGATGTGCCTGAGCCGTTAAAGCGGCAGTCCCACCCCTTAAACCGCGGCTTAAACGGTTGGGTCGCTTCTCACGGTCTTCCGGCCTTGGTCCATTATGCCCAGACAGATCCTCGTTGCCATACGGACTTAGAAGACAATGAAGAGGTTCGATCCATGTTGGCCGTTCCGTTGGAGATGGATGGAGAAGTGCTGGGTGTGATCACCTTGGGCAAAAATGAGGAAAACGGTTTTGAGGAAGTGGATCTTCATTTTTTGCAGGTACTGGCCAGCCAGACGGTTGTCGCCATCAAAAACGCCCGACTCATCGATGAGCGGGAGCGGCGTGTGGTTGCCGAGGAGCGCAACCGCCTCGCCAGAGAGATCCATGATGGAATCGCGCAATCGTTTGCCGGTGTTTTGATGAAGGTGGAATCCTCCCTTAAAGCATTTGATACTCAGCCGGAGCAAGTGAAAGCATGGTTGGAGGAAAGCGAAGAAAAGTTGCGACACGGTTTAAAAGAAGTGCGCTATTCGATTACGGCTCTTCGGCCTTCGCCCGCTGCACAGATCGGCTTGATTCCCGCTTTGACCCGGCGGGTGGAAGCATTTGAGCATGAGACGGATGTGCGGGGCATTTTTGAACATCGTGGAAAACAGATGCCACTAGAACCCGAGTTGGAAGAAGCGATTTATATGGTGTGTCATGAGGCACTCAGTAATGCCGCTAAACACGCCCAAGCCAATAAGGTGTGCGTGACGCTTATTTACGGAGATGAGGAAGTGCGATTGACGGTGGAAGATAACGGTGTTGGCTTTTCTTTGGCGAAAGCGGTGTATAAAGCGGAAGCGCAAAAACGATATGGTATTGTCGGAATGAACGAGCGAGCGCAACAGCTGGGAGCGGCTCTTCATTTTGACAGTGAAGAAGGGAAAGGGACGAGTGTGGTGTTAACCATCCCGATTGGAGAAGAGGAGGAGGCTGCTGTTCATGCCCATTCAAGTACTTTTGGTGGATGATCACGCGGTGTTGCGTGATGGGTTGTCCAATATCATCAGCTTAGAGCAGGATATGGAGGTTGTTGGGCAGGCGAACAGCGGGGCGCAAGCTTTGGAGATGTTGGAAGAGCTAGATCCACAGGTGATCCTGATGGATATTAACATGCCTGGAATGAGTGGTGTGGAAGCGATTCGCCGGATTCGGGCCAACAACCAGAAAGTGGCGGTTCTGGTATTGACGATGTTTGATCGGGATGAATATTTATATGAATCGATTCGGGCTGGAGCAACCGGATACTTGTTAAAAGACGCTCCATCATCGGACGTGATTGAGGCGATCCGGTCGGCGGCCAAGGGAGAATCGATTCTGCACCCGGTGATGGCACGAAAGCTACTGGATAATATCAGCGGTGAGAAAAAAACGGACCGCGGCTCAGGCGACGATACACTGACACCGCGGGAGTTGGATGTATTACAATTGATGGTAAAGGGTCTCTCCAACAAAGAGATTGCAGAGCAACTCTTTATCAGCGATAAAACCGTCAAGATCCACGTCAGTAACATTTTGAAGAAATTGCGGG
This window harbors:
- a CDS encoding GAF domain-containing sensor histidine kinase; the encoded protein is MKRKFGLERVSRWLVVLAAWSWAVVSFLNQGDSHWSVFHLLTLTALLLITEFFPLPGHEGRVTVHFPFLFAISTMYSTGVAGILYTVIVLSVTWVMKHSLIRAAFRTGYIILGLFAVQLFLERLGDDWMASGGVAWPALTLIVVVLLYEGVGKGIRDGIEYLRPRPRKALMWRNNWRLELGAALLSLFYCLAYYAMLHQGRDTDPWAFLFFFAPLAAFAVLSHVIARLIRKERKLKLLFLLTTHINKDLNLKKVLRQTLHPLSTVIHYHYGIGYLLRDGRLYPVVTAGDVPEPLKRQSHPLNRGLNGWVASHGLPALVHYAQTDPRCHTDLEDNEEVRSMLAVPLEMDGEVLGVITLGKNEENGFEEVDLHFLQVLASQTVVAIKNARLIDERERRVVAEERNRLAREIHDGIAQSFAGVLMKVESSLKAFDTQPEQVKAWLEESEEKLRHGLKEVRYSITALRPSPAAQIGLIPALTRRVEAFEHETDVRGIFEHRGKQMPLEPELEEAIYMVCHEALSNAAKHAQANKVCVTLIYGDEEVRLTVEDNGVGFSLAKAVYKAEAQKRYGIVGMNERAQQLGAALHFDSEEGKGTSVVLTIPIGEEEEAAVHAHSSTFGG
- a CDS encoding response regulator; translation: MPIQVLLVDDHAVLRDGLSNIISLEQDMEVVGQANSGAQALEMLEELDPQVILMDINMPGMSGVEAIRRIRANNQKVAVLVLTMFDRDEYLYESIRAGATGYLLKDAPSSDVIEAIRSAAKGESILHPVMARKLLDNISGEKKTDRGSGDDTLTPRELDVLQLMVKGLSNKEIAEQLFISDKTVKIHVSNILKKLRVKSRSQAIIYAIQHELVLLD